A genomic stretch from Nymphalis io chromosome 25, ilAglIoxx1.1, whole genome shotgun sequence includes:
- the LOC126778180 gene encoding cytochrome P450 4g15-like — translation MLWLLILLVLCITYWMWYTRRMPDEPPMLPGALPFIGHSHLLMGSTENFWKQIKEMSYKCMSLGHVSFFYTGPYKFYILTDPDDIYKLSNTCFEKDKFSHDFTKELLGDGLLFSQVSTWKRHRKLINPAFNQQILDGFMDIFNTQGRRLVQQLKTVDGKGPFDHSHYVRQNLMETICLTALDDCITEEEALNYVKAFESYLNNNIVRFQTVWLHSNFLYNFSSLKKKQDACMKFLHDTSDLVLRKKRAQRKLSKATNTYKDANPKVKVFIDLMLDLDEGTLTDQEIRDEMNTIMMAGHDTSANVIVFALLLIGSYPDVQERIYKELRAVLEDREVEKQDLSRLVYLEAVLKETMRYYVMAPFVGRYVDREVKLKNCTLKPGHNCLMLLYGVHRNPIWGPDVEEFVPERWLDPAKMPNNTSAFTGFSIGKRNCIGKAYAMMSMKTLLSHLLRRYKLHANNKNVVLKLDVLLKPVSGHFISIEDRLKL, via the exons ATGCTGTGgttattaattttactggtgtTATGTATCACATATTGGATGTGGTACACGAGACGGATGCCAGATGAGCCTCCGATGCTGCCAGGGGCATTGCCATTTATTGGACACTCCCATCTTTTAATGGGAAGCACAGAGA atttctggAAGCAAATTAAGGAAATGAGTTACAAATGTATGAGCTTGGGCCATGTATCCTTTTTTTACACTGGACCCTATAAATTTTACA TTTTAACTGATCCAGACGACATCTACAAATTGTCAAACACATGCTTCGAAAAAGATAAATTTAGCCACGATTTCACAAAAGAACTTCTCGGCGATGGATTGCTATTTTCGCAAG tatcaaCGTGGAAGCGGCACCGTAAGCTAATAAATCCAGCTTTTAATCAGCAAATACTTGATGGATTCATGGACATATTTAATACTCAAGGCAGACGTTTGGTTCAGCAATTGAAAACGGTTGACGGAAAAGGCCCTTTTGATCATTCGCATTACGTTAGACAGAATCTTATGGAAACTATTTGCT TAACTGCATTAGATGATTGTATAACTGAAGAAGAAGCATTAAATTACGTGAAAGCATTTGAGTCGTATCTCAATAACAATATCGTCAGATTCCAGACTGTTTGGCTGCACTCAAACTTTTTATACAACTTTAGTAGTCTCAAGAAAAAACAAGACGCTTGTATGAAATTTCTACACGATACATCTGATTTG GTCTTACGTAAAAAGAGGGCTCAACGGAAACTAAGTAAAGCTACTAACACATACAAAGATGCAA ATCCTaaagtaaaagtatttattgacCTGATGTTGGACCTTGATGAGGGAACGTTAACAGATCAAGAGATAAGGGATGAAATGAATACTATCATGATGGCAGGTCACGACACATCGGCTAACGTTATTGTTTTTGCTTTACTTTTGATCGGATCGTATCCTGATGTTCAAGAACGAATTTACAAAGA attACGAGCAGTGTTAGAAGATAGAGAAGTTGAAAAACAAGATTTGTCTCGTCTTGTGTATTTAGAGGCGGTTCTTAAAGAGACCATGAGATATTACGTAATGGCGCCTTTCGTTGGTAGATATGTAGATCGGGAAGTTAAGTTGA AGAATTGCACTCTTAAACCTGGGCACAATTGTCTTATGCTATTATATGGTGTCCATCGGAACCCGATCTGGGGTCCTGATGTTGAAGAATTTGTACCAGAGAGATGGCTGGATCCAGCGAAAATGCCTAACAATACCAGTGCATTTACTGGCTTTAGTATTGGAAAAAGGAATTGCAtag GTAAAGCTTATGCCATGATGTCAATGAAGACCCTACTAAGTCATCTGCTCCGCCGGTACAAACTACacgcaaataataaaaatgtcgtCTTAAAACTAGACGTCTTGCTCAAACCAGTATCGGgacattttatttctattgaagatagattaaaattataa
- the LOC126778170 gene encoding cytochrome P450 4C1-like isoform X1, protein MMLLYFIMLIVFLSFYNIYRYYKKLNNSSSVPIIHDTFSLFKNRIYRINLIDLFKRIRIIGELTNERGGVTKFFFGPLAIHVVSSPKDASTVLSVCMEKMFLYSMIEPYVGCELIAAPLSVWKTNRRLIDHAFKQSVLDGYIEVFNKQSERLVAAMAEKVNKEFDFSEIITKKLLETVCQTMMGIDVNNKDVITDNYVKAINRVLQILVARFTRPWLMIDFIFYWTSLKKEQDECLKLMWNLSDQLVKLRKSEHIKRLKNKEKIHEKENRIQNSLDILIENTVTEDNQILSDLQIRQIIDNLLTAGFDTTSAQIIIVLINIGSHPDVQKKLYEEVISVMGDKDRLISKNDLYKFTYLKAVLKESIRLYPISPLVARKSTTNVQLTNYILPAGCNILVHLWAVNRNKNYWGPDADDFRPERWFDDSVPSHPAAFASFSLGRRNCIGKSYGMSFMKIVVANIVKKFILSADEKKLELEYAILLKPSSGNLIKIKPR, encoded by the exons atgatgttattgtatttcattatgttgatagtttttttaagtttttataatatatacagatattaCAAAAAACTTAACAATAGTTCGTCAGTGCCAATTATACATgatacattttctttatttaaaaatagaatttatagaattaatttgATAG atttatttaaacgaATCCGGATAATTGGAGAACTTACAAATGAGAGAGGTGGAGTTACTAAGTTTTTCTTCGGACCTCTGGCGATACATG TCGTTTCTTCACCAAAAGATGCGTCTACAGTTTTATCAGTTTGCATGGAAAAAATGTTCCTCTATTCCATGATTGAACCATACGTTGGCTGTGAGCTGATAGCTGCTCCTC tttCCGTTTGGAAGACCAACCGACGTCTTATCGACCATGCTTTTAAACAAAGCGTATTAGATGGATACATCGAAGTTTTTAACAAACAATCTGAACGCTTAGTCGCTGCGATGGCTGAGAAAGTTAACAAGGAATTCGACTTCTcagaaattataacaaaaaaattgttagAAACTGTTTGTC AAACAATGATGGGTattgatgttaataataaagatgTAATCACTGACAATTACGTAAAGGCTATCAACAGAGTACTACAAATATTAGTCGCAAGGTTCACGCGTCCTTGGCTaatgattgattttattttctattggaCTTCTTTAAAGAAAGAACAGGACGAGTGCTTGAAACTAATGTGGAATTTATCTGACCAA TTAGTTAAACTGCGGAAATCAGAACATATTAAGAgactaaaaaataaagaaaaaatccaCGAAAAag AAAACAGAATACAAAACAGCTTAGATATTTTAATCGAAAATACCGTTACTGAAGATAACCAAATACTATCGGATCTGCAAATAAGACAAATTATTGATAATCTCCTAACCGCTGGTTTCGACACGACGTCAGCGCAAATAATTATCGTTCTCATAAATATAGGAAGCCATCCTGATGTTCAAAAGAAACTTTATGAAGA aGTAATCAGTGTAATGGGTGACAAAGACAGGCTGATATCCAAAAatgatttatacaaatttacctATTTGAAAGCAGTTTTAAAAGAATCGATACGTTTGTATCCGATTTCACCGCTGGTAGCCAGGAAGTCTACCACTAATGTACAATTGA ctaATTACATATTGCCCGCCGGTTGTAATATATTAGTTCATCTTTGGGCGGTGAACAGAAACAAAAACTATTGGGGACCTGATGCTGACGACTTCCGACCGGAACGTTGGTTCGATGACTCCGTACCATCACACCCAGCGGCTTTCGCTAGTTTTTCACTGGGACGAAGAAATTGTATTG GTAAATCATATGGGATGTCGTTTATGAAGATAGTTGTGGCAAATATCGTTAAGAAGTTTATTTTAAGCGCTGACGAAAAGAAACTTGAACTTGAGTATGCGATATTGCTAAAACCATCCAGTggaaatttgataaaaattaagccaagataa